In a genomic window of Thermodesulfatator atlanticus DSM 21156:
- a CDS encoding D-alanine--D-alanine ligase family protein, with product MLKVALLCGGNSPEREVSLKGADAVKKALLALGHQVIVFDPAKDLPLFAQRAKEFDVAFLVLHGPGGEDGTIQGFLDSLGIPYQGAGVLGSALAMDKALSKILYRQAGLATPKAVVAEKEKDIPALDFFPVVVKPVSQGSSVGITLVQDKKELFSALERAFSFEDQVLIEEYLEGVELTVGVLGDEALPVVEIRPGEGHLFFDYKAKYTPGATEEICPAQIPETIAQEAQRQALVAHKALRLRHYSRTDFILKGERLYVLETNTIPGMTETSLLPLAAKVAGYSFKDLVQKLLEFALTAS from the coding sequence ATGCTCAAAGTAGCTTTACTTTGCGGAGGGAACTCTCCTGAAAGAGAAGTTTCTCTTAAGGGGGCAGATGCGGTTAAAAAAGCACTTTTAGCCCTTGGCCATCAAGTAATTGTTTTTGATCCTGCCAAAGATCTCCCTTTGTTTGCCCAAAGGGCCAAAGAGTTTGACGTGGCCTTTTTAGTGCTTCATGGCCCAGGGGGCGAAGACGGAACTATTCAGGGTTTTTTGGATTCTCTTGGGATTCCTTACCAAGGTGCGGGGGTCCTTGGAAGCGCCCTTGCCATGGACAAAGCCTTAAGCAAGATCCTTTATCGCCAGGCAGGTCTTGCAACCCCTAAAGCAGTGGTTGCTGAAAAAGAAAAAGATATTCCTGCTTTGGATTTTTTTCCGGTGGTGGTTAAGCCTGTTTCTCAGGGTTCAAGCGTGGGGATAACCCTTGTCCAAGATAAAAAAGAACTTTTTTCTGCGCTGGAAAGAGCGTTTTCGTTCGAGGACCAGGTGCTTATTGAAGAATACCTGGAAGGAGTTGAGTTGACCGTAGGCGTACTAGGAGATGAAGCACTTCCCGTAGTGGAGATAAGACCGGGTGAAGGCCATCTTTTCTTTGATTATAAGGCAAAATATACTCCGGGGGCCACGGAAGAAATATGCCCAGCACAAATTCCTGAAACTATTGCCCAAGAGGCCCAAAGGCAAGCCCTTGTGGCCCATAAGGCCTTGAGGCTTCGTCATTATAGTCGGACTGACTTTATCCTCAAAGGAGAAAGGCTCTACGTTCTTGAAACTAATACCATTCCAGGAATGACTGAAACAAGCCTTTTGCCTTTGGCTGCCAAGGTGGCTGGTTATTCTTTTAAAGATTTAGTGCAAAAACTCCTTGAGTTTGCGTTAACGGCATCCTGA
- a CDS encoding SurA N-terminal domain-containing protein, whose product MLDFLRQRAGSWLVKIILGAIIIVFIFWGVGTFRTGKRNILAEVNGAPITFEEFQALYAQKMNQLRNLFGPNLNDELLKRLNLPAQVFEDLVRRKIMLQVAEKMGVQVSTKELQLAISQIPMFQTNGRFDPQKYRLILRELRLAPKDFEEMIRAEFIEAKIRHMLLTPIRATSFETKEWYSFENEKIKLLYAKLSISNCEAEVKVTEDKLKKYYETNKEKYRTKLKIALTYYLLPFKELEKELKISEEDLKNYYESHKNEFTEPEKRKIRHILITKKKNETEEEFLARAQKIRKKIKSAEDFAKVAAKYSDDPHSKKEGGDLGWVTANEVFENLREVIFSAREGEILGPVRSPMGYHIILVEKIKPAKTKPLSQVKAQIEQKLKEQKLKAYAWDKAEKLYDEIILTGGLEAWAKKEHKKLVTTPEFVPANPPEDPNLTPEVIAAAQRLTQGEMGSLMEVPNGIIIFKLAKKEPPHIPPFDKVKDKVKQDFVREEAAKLCGKKAEKILSELKKGNLEQISQKYGLNFKETDFFPRKETQVPGIPQEVLSMARGLGKPGEWISAPILAKDAFYFVKLSATKPADLKEFEKEKKNLQELLTAKKRKEAFDDWYQALRERAQVKLYHELPKL is encoded by the coding sequence ATGCTTGATTTTCTGAGGCAGCGTGCAGGCTCTTGGCTTGTTAAAATCATCCTTGGTGCCATTATCATCGTCTTTATTTTCTGGGGTGTAGGGACTTTTCGCACAGGAAAACGAAATATCCTTGCTGAAGTAAACGGTGCGCCCATCACTTTTGAGGAATTCCAAGCCCTTTACGCCCAAAAAATGAACCAACTACGTAATCTTTTTGGCCCGAACTTAAATGACGAACTCCTAAAAAGGCTCAATCTCCCGGCGCAGGTCTTTGAGGATCTGGTAAGACGCAAAATCATGCTTCAGGTTGCTGAAAAGATGGGAGTTCAAGTCTCTACAAAGGAGCTTCAGCTAGCTATTTCTCAAATCCCTATGTTTCAGACAAATGGCCGTTTTGATCCTCAAAAGTATCGGCTAATTTTGCGCGAATTAAGACTTGCTCCAAAAGACTTTGAAGAAATGATCAGGGCAGAGTTTATCGAAGCAAAAATAAGACACATGCTTCTTACACCCATCAGGGCTACCTCTTTTGAAACTAAAGAATGGTATTCTTTTGAAAATGAAAAAATTAAACTTCTTTATGCCAAACTTTCTATATCTAACTGTGAAGCAGAAGTAAAAGTTACAGAAGATAAACTTAAGAAATATTATGAAACAAATAAGGAGAAATATCGCACCAAATTAAAAATAGCTCTTACTTATTATTTACTACCATTTAAAGAGCTAGAAAAAGAATTAAAAATCTCAGAAGAAGACCTTAAAAACTATTATGAATCACATAAAAACGAATTTACTGAGCCTGAAAAACGCAAAATCAGGCATATTTTGATTACCAAAAAGAAGAACGAAACTGAAGAAGAATTTTTAGCCCGTGCTCAAAAAATTAGAAAAAAGATTAAAAGCGCAGAGGATTTTGCCAAAGTAGCAGCTAAATATTCTGATGATCCGCACTCCAAAAAAGAAGGAGGGGATCTCGGCTGGGTAACTGCAAACGAAGTATTTGAAAATCTCCGTGAAGTAATCTTTTCCGCAAGAGAAGGGGAGATCCTTGGTCCTGTGCGAAGCCCCATGGGGTACCACATAATTTTAGTTGAAAAGATAAAACCCGCTAAGACCAAACCTTTATCTCAGGTTAAAGCCCAGATTGAACAAAAACTTAAAGAACAAAAGCTTAAGGCTTACGCCTGGGATAAAGCGGAAAAACTTTACGATGAGATTATTTTAACGGGAGGCCTTGAGGCCTGGGCAAAAAAAGAACACAAAAAACTCGTAACAACTCCTGAGTTTGTGCCAGCAAATCCCCCTGAGGACCCCAATCTTACCCCTGAAGTCATTGCCGCTGCTCAGAGGCTTACGCAAGGTGAGATGGGATCTCTCATGGAAGTGCCAAACGGAATCATAATTTTTAAGCTTGCTAAAAAAGAACCTCCGCATATTCCTCCCTTTGATAAAGTGAAAGACAAAGTTAAACAGGATTTTGTTCGTGAAGAAGCAGCTAAGCTTTGCGGGAAAAAAGCTGAAAAAATCCTATCCGAACTCAAAAAGGGGAATTTAGAGCAAATTTCCCAAAAATATGGGCTCAACTTTAAAGAAACCGACTTTTTCCCAAGGAAGGAAACACAAGTCCCAGGGATCCCTCAAGAGGTATTGTCCATGGCAAGAGGGCTTGGTAAGCCTGGAGAATGGATTTCTGCGCCAATTCTTGCAAAAGATGCTTTTTATTTTGTAAAGCTTTCTGCTACCAAACCTGCTGACTTAAAAGAATTTGAAAAAGAAAAGAAAAATCTTCAGGAGCTTTTAACTGCCAAGAAGCGTAAAGAGGCCTTTGACGACTGGTACCAAGCTTTACGGGAAAGAGCGCAAGTAAAGCTTTACCATGAACTTCCCAAACTTTAG
- a CDS encoding lysophospholipid acyltransferase family protein: MKTFKKFEIFLRNFTFALYLLITVPTLGTLIVLLSLCQTGKRIIPKIQHLWLSNMVRIAGVRLEVRGLEHIRPEENYVFAANHQSQFDIPVIGTILPHKISWLAKKSLFKIPFFGWGLLAAGCVPIDRENPRKGLESLMLAVEKTKEGFSVLIFPEGTRSPDGRLQPFKVGGFILAIKSGLPVVPIAICGTREVLPKGKLLLRPGLVRIKIFPPIPTKGLTLRDKHKLAELVRLRIADGLKSGCR, translated from the coding sequence ATGAAAACCTTTAAAAAATTTGAGATTTTTTTGAGAAACTTCACCTTTGCCCTTTATCTTTTGATAACTGTCCCTACCCTGGGAACGCTCATAGTCCTACTTTCGCTCTGCCAGACTGGAAAACGTATCATCCCTAAGATACAGCATTTGTGGCTAAGCAATATGGTGCGCATTGCAGGGGTGCGTCTTGAAGTTCGTGGGCTCGAACACATAAGACCCGAAGAAAATTATGTTTTTGCTGCTAATCACCAGAGCCAATTTGATATCCCGGTAATAGGCACCATACTTCCTCACAAAATTTCCTGGCTTGCCAAAAAAAGCCTTTTTAAAATTCCCTTTTTTGGTTGGGGGCTTTTGGCTGCGGGCTGTGTCCCCATTGATAGAGAAAACCCCCGCAAAGGCCTAGAAAGCCTTATGCTTGCGGTGGAAAAGACCAAAGAAGGCTTTTCTGTTCTCATTTTCCCTGAAGGAACAAGGAGCCCTGACGGAAGACTTCAGCCGTTTAAAGTTGGAGGGTTTATTTTGGCTATAAAAAGCGGGCTTCCGGTTGTTCCTATTGCTATTTGTGGCACCAGAGAAGTGCTTCCCAAAGGTAAACTCTTGCTAAGACCTGGCCTTGTGCGGATAAAAATTTTTCCACCCATTCCCACCAAGGGCCTTACCTTACGGGATAAACACAAATTGGCAGAACTTGTGCGCCTTCGCATAGCAGACGGGCTGAAGTCAGGATGCCGTTAA
- a CDS encoding PAS domain-containing hybrid sensor histidine kinase/response regulator: MSDSKFLKESNNKHLLSESEVKFRALTDFAAVGIYLYRETFIYVNPAFERITGYTLEELRKKKVWEIVHPDYQEMVKERVLARLRGEQPSPRYEIKIITKDGREKWIEISASTYKEGDYFVGIGTFIDITEVKNYSQKLAETLTEYKAILQAFEGYIYTVSQGFRIRFANPKLEEKIGKKIVGLTCYETIFARKEPCPWCSVPQVLEGQSVQKEIKIPKQDKWYHVVATPLVYPDGERFFFHLMVDITQQKKTQQEYLRATKLESLSLLASGIAHDFNNFLTAILGNLSLLRLRLQKKLSPKEEKLIKQAEKACLKAQGLTKQLLTFAKGGSPIKKAAPLKDLLEETISFCLRGSDITWELKVEDDLFLVDVDTVQFGQVVSNLVINAKQAMPQGGRLWVSAKNLVLDEPQGSLKPGKYVEISFRDEGKGIPEKYIHRIFDPYFTTKKEGSGLGLAICYSIVKNHGGHIEVFSKEGSGTTFKIYLPASKKEKFDTPSLVQQEIFKGQGKVLVFDDEETVRATLREGLELAGFQVEEAQDAQEVLKRAKDQTFDLAILDLTVPGGMGAKEIFPFLKSYNPKIKTILISGYVLDYEKHKEFDAILKKPFTLQELFETIRKLLNA; the protein is encoded by the coding sequence ATGTCAGATTCAAAGTTTCTAAAAGAAAGTAACAATAAGCATTTGCTTTCTGAGAGCGAAGTCAAGTTTCGTGCCCTTACAGACTTTGCCGCGGTTGGTATTTATCTTTACCGGGAAACTTTCATTTACGTAAATCCTGCCTTTGAAAGGATCACGGGCTACACCCTCGAAGAGCTTCGCAAGAAGAAAGTCTGGGAGATCGTGCATCCTGATTACCAGGAAATGGTAAAAGAAAGGGTGCTTGCTCGCCTGCGCGGGGAGCAGCCTTCTCCACGCTACGAAATAAAGATTATCACCAAAGATGGCCGTGAAAAATGGATAGAAATTTCGGCGTCCACCTATAAAGAAGGGGACTATTTTGTTGGCATTGGCACATTTATCGATATTACAGAAGTAAAAAATTATTCCCAAAAGCTCGCCGAAACCCTTACAGAATATAAAGCCATTTTACAGGCCTTTGAGGGTTACATTTACACGGTATCGCAAGGATTTCGGATCCGCTTTGCCAATCCCAAACTTGAGGAAAAAATCGGAAAAAAAATTGTGGGCCTTACCTGTTACGAAACCATCTTTGCCCGCAAAGAACCATGCCCCTGGTGCAGTGTTCCCCAGGTACTTGAAGGGCAAAGTGTCCAGAAAGAGATAAAAATCCCTAAGCAAGATAAATGGTATCACGTGGTAGCTACCCCCTTGGTTTATCCAGATGGCGAAAGGTTTTTCTTCCATTTAATGGTTGACATTACCCAGCAAAAAAAGACCCAACAGGAATATCTTCGTGCAACAAAACTTGAGTCTCTTTCCCTTTTAGCAAGCGGTATTGCTCATGATTTCAATAATTTCCTTACGGCTATTCTTGGAAATCTTTCCCTTTTGCGTTTGCGATTACAAAAAAAGCTTTCTCCAAAAGAAGAAAAACTCATAAAACAGGCAGAAAAAGCCTGTCTCAAAGCCCAAGGTCTTACCAAACAACTCCTTACCTTTGCCAAAGGTGGTTCTCCTATTAAAAAAGCCGCCCCATTAAAAGATCTTTTGGAAGAGACTATTTCCTTTTGTTTGAGGGGGTCAGATATTACCTGGGAATTGAAAGTAGAAGATGATCTTTTCCTGGTGGACGTAGATACCGTTCAGTTTGGCCAGGTAGTTAGCAATTTGGTCATAAATGCTAAACAGGCCATGCCCCAAGGGGGAAGACTTTGGGTCTCAGCTAAAAATCTTGTCCTTGATGAGCCTCAAGGCTCCCTTAAACCTGGCAAGTACGTAGAAATTTCTTTTCGAGATGAAGGGAAAGGAATCCCTGAAAAATATATCCACAGGATTTTTGACCCATATTTTACTACCAAAAAAGAAGGAAGTGGCCTTGGGCTTGCCATTTGTTATTCCATTGTGAAAAATCACGGAGGCCATATCGAAGTCTTTTCCAAAGAAGGGTCAGGGACAACCTTCAAAATCTATCTTCCAGCAAGCAAAAAAGAAAAATTTGACACGCCGTCTTTAGTGCAGCAGGAAATTTTTAAAGGACAGGGCAAAGTACTTGTTTTCGACGACGAAGAAACAGTTAGAGCCACCTTGCGCGAAGGGCTTGAGCTTGCTGGTTTTCAAGTAGAAGAGGCGCAAGATGCCCAGGAAGTTTTAAAGAGGGCCAAGGATCAGACCTTTGATCTTGCTATTCTTGATCTTACCGTGCCAGGGGGCATGGGGGCCAAAGAAATCTTTCCCTTTTTAAAGAGTTACAACCCCAAAATAAAAACCATTCTCATCAGCGGGTATGTTCTTGATTATGAAAAACACAAAGAATTCGATGCTATCCTGAAAAAACCTTTTACTTTGCAAGAACTTTTTGAAACGATAAGGAAGCTTTTAAATGCTTAG
- a CDS encoding HD domain-containing protein has protein sequence MKKISRVPDVSRCYEILHENGVPPHIIAHCEKVSLVACYLTEALCAVGEDLDLALVKAASLLHDVTKHISLKTGENHATSAAKLLTRLGYPEVAKIVAQHIFLTPGPPGSPIREEEIVYYADKRVMHDKIVTLKERFEDLKMRYGKNPSSIVNIERLYFLTKLLERRLFKKLPFGPERLLELDHAQSSFTLRRELS, from the coding sequence ATGAAAAAAATTAGCCGCGTCCCGGATGTTTCAAGATGTTATGAAATTCTTCACGAAAACGGCGTTCCCCCTCATATTATTGCTCACTGTGAAAAAGTTTCTTTGGTTGCCTGTTATTTGACAGAGGCCCTTTGTGCGGTTGGGGAGGATCTTGATCTTGCCTTGGTTAAAGCAGCTTCCCTTTTGCACGATGTCACTAAACATATTTCCCTAAAAACAGGTGAAAATCACGCCACTTCAGCCGCTAAGCTATTAACAAGGCTTGGTTATCCTGAAGTAGCAAAAATTGTTGCCCAACACATTTTCTTAACGCCTGGGCCGCCAGGAAGCCCCATCCGCGAAGAAGAAATCGTATATTACGCAGATAAGAGGGTAATGCACGATAAAATCGTCACCTTAAAAGAACGTTTTGAAGATCTAAAAATGCGCTATGGGAAAAACCCATCTTCTATTGTTAACATCGAAAGGCTATATTTTTTGACTAAACTTCTAGAAAGAAGGCTTTTTAAAAAATTGCCCTTTGGGCCAGAAAGGTTATTGGAGTTAGATCATGCTCAAAGTAGCTTTACTTTGCGGAGGGAACTCTCCTGA
- the carB gene encoding carbamoyl-phosphate synthase large subunit, with protein sequence MPKRQDLKKILIIGSGPIVIGQACEFDYSGTQACKALREEGYEIVLVNSNPATIMTDPEMADRTYVEPITPDVVAEIIKEERPDALLPTLGGQTGLNVAFEVARRGVLEKYGVEMIAASAEVIRKAEDRLAFREAMKNIGLKVPASEIVTTLSQAFSAAEKIGYPIIVRPSFTLGGTGGGVAYNREELEEIVTRGLELSLIHQVMLEESVLGWKEFELEVMRDKNDNVVIICTIENFDPMGVHTGDSITVAPSQTLTDREYQRMRDAAIAIMREIGVDTGGSNVQFAIHPRTGEMVVIEMNPRVSRSSALASKATGFPIAKIAAKLAVGYTLDEIPNDITRETMASFEPTIDYVVVKIPRFTFEKFPETPDELTTSMRSVGETMAIGRTFKEALQKALRGLEIGRAGLGADGKSPSDTGHLPPRELIIEKLRIPNSERIFYIREACKAGFSTQEIYELTYIDPWFLEQIRQIVAKEDEIKSTGKAIFEPEKLYEIKRYGFSDKQLGFLLKMDEEEVVRRRKEAGIRPVYKLVDTCAAEFEAYTPYYYSSYEVENEARTSKNRKVMILGGGPNRIGQGIEFDYCCVHASFGLRELGIESIMVNSNPETVSTDYDTSDRLYFEPLTFEDVLHIYEQEAPEGVIVQFGGQTPLNLAVPLARAGVNILGTTPDSIDRAEDRERFTALLDKLGLKKPPAGTAFTIEEAVRIANRIGYPVLVRPSYVLGGRAMQIVWDEHSLKTYMETAARVNPEHPVLIDKFLEHAIEVDVDAISDGEITVVGGIMEHIEEAGIHSGDSACVLPPISIDRDLIEEIKAATKALAKELNVVGLMNIQFAIKGKELYVLEVNPRASRTIPFVSKAIGVPLARLATWVMMGKSLKEIGFTKEIEPRHISVKEAVFPFRRFPGVDVLLGPEMKSTGEVMGIDFDFGMAFAKAQLAAGMRLPTEGKVFLSVKDQDKPLAVPIAKELVELGFKIVATKGTAKVLRISGVPVEEIPKISEKVRPNAIDMLKNGEFSLVINTAEGKESRQDAYLIRRYAMELEVPYATTISCAKAMVQAIKRLKEARLEVRPLQEYYRNLPECFYSKK encoded by the coding sequence ATGCCAAAGAGGCAAGACCTTAAAAAGATTCTAATCATAGGTTCAGGGCCCATTGTTATAGGTCAAGCTTGTGAGTTTGATTACTCTGGGACTCAAGCGTGCAAAGCCCTTCGCGAAGAGGGCTACGAAATAGTCCTGGTAAATTCAAACCCTGCCACCATTATGACTGACCCGGAAATGGCAGACCGCACCTATGTAGAACCCATTACTCCCGACGTGGTGGCAGAAATTATCAAAGAAGAACGTCCAGATGCCTTACTTCCAACCCTTGGAGGACAAACAGGCTTAAACGTTGCCTTTGAGGTGGCTCGTCGCGGGGTTCTTGAAAAATATGGCGTTGAGATGATAGCCGCCTCAGCAGAAGTGATCCGTAAGGCTGAAGACAGGCTTGCCTTCCGCGAGGCGATGAAAAACATAGGGCTAAAGGTCCCTGCCAGTGAGATTGTAACCACTCTTTCTCAGGCCTTTTCTGCGGCGGAAAAAATCGGCTATCCCATTATCGTGCGTCCAAGCTTTACCCTTGGGGGCACTGGTGGCGGGGTGGCTTATAATCGCGAAGAACTCGAAGAAATCGTCACAAGGGGCCTTGAGCTTTCTCTCATCCATCAGGTGATGCTTGAAGAAAGCGTGCTTGGCTGGAAAGAGTTTGAGCTTGAGGTCATGCGCGACAAAAACGACAACGTGGTCATCATCTGCACCATTGAAAATTTCGATCCCATGGGAGTCCATACGGGAGACTCCATTACCGTGGCCCCTTCTCAGACTCTGACCGACCGTGAATATCAGCGCATGCGTGACGCAGCCATTGCTATCATGCGTGAAATAGGAGTTGACACCGGGGGTTCAAACGTTCAGTTTGCCATCCATCCGCGCACCGGGGAAATGGTTGTCATTGAAATGAACCCCAGGGTCTCGCGATCCTCTGCCCTTGCCAGTAAGGCCACTGGTTTTCCCATTGCCAAAATCGCCGCTAAACTTGCCGTGGGTTATACCCTTGATGAAATCCCAAATGACATCACCCGGGAGACCATGGCCTCTTTTGAGCCCACTATCGACTATGTAGTAGTAAAAATCCCGCGTTTTACCTTTGAAAAATTCCCTGAGACCCCTGATGAATTGACAACCTCCATGCGTTCTGTGGGCGAAACCATGGCCATTGGGCGCACTTTCAAAGAAGCGCTTCAAAAGGCGCTTCGCGGCCTTGAAATAGGAAGGGCAGGGCTTGGGGCTGACGGCAAATCTCCTTCTGATACCGGACACCTTCCTCCCCGGGAGCTCATCATTGAAAAGCTGCGCATCCCTAACAGTGAACGCATTTTCTATATCCGTGAGGCCTGTAAGGCAGGTTTTTCTACTCAGGAAATATATGAGTTGACTTATATTGACCCCTGGTTTTTAGAACAAATTCGCCAGATAGTTGCCAAAGAAGACGAAATAAAAAGTACAGGCAAGGCCATTTTTGAACCTGAAAAACTTTACGAAATCAAAAGATACGGGTTTTCTGATAAGCAGCTTGGCTTCCTGCTCAAGATGGACGAAGAAGAAGTTGTCAGACGCCGCAAGGAAGCCGGCATTCGCCCTGTTTACAAATTAGTTGATACCTGTGCCGCGGAATTTGAAGCCTACACCCCTTACTACTACTCAAGCTACGAGGTTGAAAACGAAGCCCGCACTTCTAAAAATCGAAAGGTTATGATCCTTGGCGGAGGCCCAAACCGCATTGGGCAGGGCATTGAATTTGATTATTGCTGTGTGCATGCTTCTTTTGGTCTGCGTGAGTTAGGCATTGAGTCCATCATGGTTAACTCAAACCCAGAGACCGTTTCCACAGATTATGACACTTCAGACAGACTTTACTTTGAACCCCTTACCTTTGAAGACGTGCTTCATATTTATGAACAGGAAGCCCCTGAAGGGGTAATAGTTCAGTTCGGGGGGCAGACTCCCCTTAATCTTGCCGTGCCTCTGGCCAGGGCAGGTGTTAATATTCTTGGCACTACCCCAGATAGCATTGACCGAGCTGAAGACCGGGAACGTTTCACCGCCTTACTTGATAAACTCGGGCTTAAAAAACCTCCCGCAGGAACAGCCTTTACCATCGAAGAAGCCGTAAGGATTGCTAACAGGATCGGCTATCCCGTGCTGGTTAGACCTTCTTACGTATTGGGTGGCCGGGCAATGCAGATCGTCTGGGACGAGCACAGCTTAAAGACTTACATGGAAACGGCGGCCCGTGTTAACCCCGAGCATCCGGTGCTCATCGACAAGTTCTTGGAACATGCCATAGAAGTTGACGTTGATGCCATTTCTGACGGTGAAATCACAGTGGTCGGCGGTATTATGGAACATATCGAAGAAGCAGGAATCCACTCAGGGGATTCTGCCTGTGTGCTTCCGCCTATCTCTATTGATCGCGATCTAATAGAAGAAATTAAAGCTGCCACCAAGGCCCTTGCCAAGGAGTTAAACGTAGTAGGCTTAATGAATATCCAGTTTGCCATTAAAGGAAAAGAGCTTTACGTGCTTGAAGTGAATCCGCGGGCTTCGCGCACGATCCCCTTTGTTTCCAAGGCCATAGGAGTACCCCTTGCAAGGCTTGCTACCTGGGTGATGATGGGGAAATCCCTTAAGGAAATAGGTTTTACTAAGGAAATAGAGCCCAGACATATTTCGGTAAAAGAGGCAGTTTTTCCGTTTAGACGTTTTCCCGGGGTTGACGTCCTGCTAGGGCCAGAGATGAAGTCCACTGGCGAAGTTATGGGCATTGACTTTGATTTCGGCATGGCCTTTGCCAAAGCTCAACTTGCCGCTGGGATGCGTCTTCCCACCGAAGGAAAAGTCTTTCTTTCGGTAAAAGACCAGGACAAACCACTTGCGGTTCCTATCGCCAAAGAACTAGTTGAACTCGGCTTTAAGATAGTGGCCACCAAGGGCACAGCTAAAGTTTTGAGAATTTCTGGGGTGCCAGTTGAAGAAATTCCCAAAATTTCCGAAAAAGTGCGCCCCAATGCCATTGATATGTTAAAAAACGGCGAGTTTTCCCTGGTGATAAATACCGCTGAGGGCAAAGAAAGCCGCCAGGATGCTTATCTCATCAGGCGCTACGCCATGGAGCTTGAAGTGCCTTACGCTACCACCATTTCCTGTGCCAAGGCCATGGTGCAGGCCATAAAACGCTTAAAAGAAGCGCGCCTAGAAGTCCGCCCGCTGCAGGAATATTATCGCAACCTGCCAGAGTGTTTTTACAGCAAAAAATAA
- a CDS encoding glycoside hydrolase family 3 N-terminal domain-containing protein, translating to MLRVGELFLVGLSGPELTLYEQEAIKEFTLRHFIFFKRNLLEKEQIKSLLIKINEISGPGLRALDQEGGPVARLKPPLFPAIKAPFDLANDKDPEAAVAKEAALCARELKAYGFNFNLAPVLDLGGENAPSFLRGRTFGEDASLVAQLGETYIKTFHSYGVYTCAKHFPGLGGVAIDPHQNLPVKNSFSEDDLRPFYQAIAAKVPAIMTTHLIISTFDGVPATFSKQIVRFLREKMGFTGLLLTDDLYMGGVSLPLEEAVLKAVLSGHDLILLCQNFSQTIKIIENFAKEVRNSPSLQNRVKKALVRQESLLNFFASCLGKS from the coding sequence ATGCTTAGAGTGGGTGAGCTTTTTCTCGTCGGACTCTCTGGCCCTGAGCTGACATTATATGAACAGGAAGCTATAAAGGAATTTACCCTTAGGCATTTTATTTTTTTTAAACGCAATCTCCTTGAAAAAGAACAAATTAAATCCTTGCTTATCAAGATAAATGAGATCTCAGGCCCGGGGCTTCGAGCCCTTGATCAAGAAGGAGGGCCGGTTGCGCGACTGAAGCCCCCACTTTTTCCAGCGATAAAGGCCCCTTTTGATCTTGCAAATGATAAAGATCCTGAGGCGGCTGTAGCAAAAGAAGCAGCTCTTTGTGCCAGGGAGCTTAAGGCCTACGGTTTTAACTTTAATCTGGCTCCAGTGCTTGACCTTGGAGGCGAAAACGCCCCCTCTTTCCTTCGGGGCAGAACCTTTGGAGAAGATGCTTCTTTGGTGGCCCAACTTGGGGAAACCTACATAAAAACTTTTCATTCATACGGCGTTTATACCTGTGCCAAACACTTTCCTGGCCTTGGAGGAGTAGCCATTGATCCCCACCAAAATCTTCCTGTGAAAAATTCTTTTTCTGAGGATGACTTAAGACCTTTTTACCAGGCTATTGCTGCCAAAGTCCCTGCCATCATGACAACCCATTTGATTATAAGCACTTTTGATGGTGTTCCTGCTACTTTTTCTAAGCAAATTGTCAGGTTTTTGCGCGAAAAAATGGGTTTTACTGGCCTTTTACTCACCGATGACCTATACATGGGAGGGGTTTCTTTACCCCTTGAAGAAGCAGTGCTTAAGGCCGTGCTCTCTGGCCATGATCTTATTCTTTTATGCCAGAATTTTTCCCAGACCATCAAAATTATTGAAAATTTCGCAAAAGAAGTAAGAAATAGCCCCTCACTTCAAAACCGGGTAAAAAAGGCACTAGTTAGGCAGGAATCCCTCTTAAATTTCTTTGCGTCTTGCCTTGGCAAAAGTTAA